The following are from one region of the Strix uralensis isolate ZFMK-TIS-50842 chromosome 4, bStrUra1, whole genome shotgun sequence genome:
- the PIGH gene encoding phosphatidylinositol N-acetylglucosaminyltransferase subunit H: MAERRYRSASGAAIALRRRQHSASCRELAVRCPRLQLRSLSAVTSAVWLAAYGLFVLTQNSMVLSAAIFVTLIGLIIYLHFVKVDQESLLVIGSLGIQVTSSYASGKESTTFIEMGQVKDVVINEAIHMQKVIYYLCILLQDPGDPQGVSEVVPLFQSSKPRLDCLIEVYKSCQEILEQRKTAPQSSGIK; this comes from the exons ATGGCGGAGCGGCGCTACCGCTCGGCGTCGGGGGCGGCCATCGCGCTGCGGCGCCGCCAGCACAGCGCCTCCTGCCGGGAGCTGGCGGTGCGCTGCCCGCGCCTGCAGCTCCGCTCGCTCAGCGCCGTCACCTCCGCAGTCTGGCTGGCGGCCTACGGGCTCTTCGTGCTCACCCAG AATAGCATGGTGCTTTCTGCTGCTATCTTCGTCACGCTGATTGGCCTGATCATATACCTGCACTTCGTGAAAGTTGACCAGGAATCGCTACTGGTCATCGGCTCACTTGGCATCCAGGTGACTTCATCCTACGCTTCAGGGAAAGAGAGCACAACCTTCATTGAGATGGGTCAGGTGAAGGACGTGGTTATCAATGAAGCCATCCACATG CAAAAAGTTATCTACTACCTGTGCATCCTCCTCCAGGACCCTGGAGATCCTCAGGGAGTATCTGAGGTTGTGCCACTCTTTCAG AGCTCCAAGCCACGTCTGGACTGCTTGATAGAAGTGTACAAAAGTTGTCAAGAAATCCTGGAGCAGAGGAAGACAGCTCCACAGTCAAGTggaataaaatag